One window of Chryseobacterium sp. JJR-5R genomic DNA carries:
- the dnaB gene encoding replicative DNA helicase, translating into MAQKETLSSLTNGNFAKELSIADGKLPPNALEFERLVIGTFLIDKKGLDESIDLLTPDVFYDPRHGIIFSTILKLYEGNQPVDLMTIIQALKKEDRLSQAGGDHYLIDLTMGVSSSAHIEYHVRVILEKYILRSLINVSANVIDASYKESTDVFELLDKAEQSFFEITNGTIKKGFDTANSLVKQAIETIKSLKDKEGLSGVPSGFRDVDKETGGWQNSDLIIIAARPAMGKTAFLLSMARNIAVGHKIPMALFSLEMASVQLITRMIASETRISSEKLRKGTLDDEEWQRLFSNVSELENAPLYIDETPSLSIFDFRAKCRRLVMQHGVRIIMVDYLQLMTAGGGGKGAGNREQEISMISRSLKAIAKELNVPVIALSQLSRSVETRPGKRPQLSDLRESGAIEQDADIVSFIFRPEYYKITVWDNDDEGQETSTENQAELIIAKHRNGATADVRLSFLKHFARFGDVEAAFDGGAGGYPSNFGAGEPSGFDKIKTTIQPGAAFDLPNKSQVSGSSMNDFDDDDDFPF; encoded by the coding sequence ATGGCGCAGAAAGAAACTCTATCTTCATTAACGAACGGAAACTTTGCAAAAGAGCTTTCAATTGCTGACGGTAAACTACCTCCCAATGCATTGGAATTTGAAAGACTGGTTATCGGTACTTTTCTGATTGATAAAAAAGGTCTTGACGAATCTATAGATTTACTAACGCCGGATGTCTTTTACGACCCCAGGCACGGTATTATTTTTTCAACGATTTTAAAATTATACGAAGGCAACCAGCCGGTTGACCTGATGACGATTATCCAGGCGCTGAAAAAAGAAGACAGGCTAAGCCAGGCCGGCGGAGACCATTACCTTATTGACCTCACCATGGGCGTAAGCTCATCTGCCCACATTGAATACCATGTGCGTGTCATTCTTGAAAAATATATCTTACGAAGCCTGATTAATGTTTCAGCCAACGTTATTGACGCCTCCTACAAAGAATCAACAGATGTTTTTGAACTTCTGGACAAAGCCGAACAGTCATTTTTCGAAATCACCAACGGGACCATTAAAAAAGGCTTCGATACGGCCAATTCACTGGTAAAACAGGCGATTGAAACCATTAAATCCCTGAAAGATAAAGAAGGGCTTTCCGGGGTACCTTCAGGATTCCGTGACGTGGATAAAGAAACCGGAGGCTGGCAGAATTCAGACCTTATCATTATTGCAGCACGTCCGGCAATGGGTAAAACGGCATTCCTTCTTTCAATGGCCAGGAATATTGCGGTAGGGCACAAAATCCCGATGGCATTATTCTCCCTGGAGATGGCTTCGGTACAGCTGATCACCAGGATGATTGCTTCCGAAACAAGGATTTCTTCGGAAAAATTAAGAAAAGGAACACTGGATGATGAAGAATGGCAGAGGCTGTTCTCTAACGTCTCCGAACTGGAAAATGCACCTTTGTATATCGATGAAACCCCTTCCCTGTCGATTTTTGACTTTCGTGCAAAATGCAGGAGGCTGGTCATGCAGCATGGTGTAAGAATCATCATGGTAGATTACCTTCAGCTGATGACTGCAGGCGGCGGCGGAAAAGGAGCCGGAAACCGTGAACAGGAAATTTCCATGATTTCACGTTCATTAAAGGCCATCGCAAAAGAACTTAACGTTCCGGTTATTGCACTTTCGCAGCTTTCGAGAAGTGTGGAAACCCGCCCGGGCAAAAGACCCCAGCTTTCCGATTTAAGGGAATCCGGAGCCATTGAACAGGATGCAGATATCGTATCCTTCATCTTCAGGCCGGAATATTATAAAATTACCGTTTGGGACAATGACGATGAAGGACAGGAAACCTCAACGGAAAACCAGGCGGAACTGATTATTGCAAAACACAGGAACGGGGCAACGGCAGACGTAAGGCTGTCTTTCCTTAAACATTTTGCAAGATTCGGTGATGTGGAAGCCGCATTTGACGGAGGAGCCGGAGGCTACCCTTCCAATTTCGGAGCCGGTGAGCCAAGCGGATTTGATAAAATAAAAACAACCATCCAGCCCGGGGCAGCATTTGATCTCCCGAATAAATCACAGGTATCAGGATCTTCGATGAATGATTTTGATGACGATGATGATTTTCCGTTTTAA